The genomic DNA TAGATTATTAGTTATTATTCATTAACCACAGTAAACCAAACGACGAACAAGGATTGATTAACATACATCCTTGTGCTTTCCCCATGTTTCTTCGGCCAACTTCTTAGCGTAATCTGGGTCATCGCTTACCAACACATTGTCAAACAAGGATCCAGATTTCACCTACCAAAAAGATCATGTGCTTAGTACCAAACATACACCAtcaggaaagaagaaaaaagtttctgggacaagatattattattacctgCCACAACTCCACTCCAACATACTTCAATTTGGGGAAGACGTAGAGTTCTGGGTCATCCTTGAACTCTGCGCAAAAAATGATACACTTAGACTTACTACTGATTCCATATTATACTGAATACTATTGTTACATCTATGATCCATAACTAACAGATTGTAAAGAAGTATTTCAGTTGAATATACAATATGATGGATTCCTAGTCGCGTCAAGCTGGTGTGAGATtgtattttgttataaaaattaatattttagagaCATGGAGCATTTTATTACATGAATACTATGGACATTATGAATCACAGAGAAATTACCAGGGTTATCAATCATTGGAGCCTTCCACTTGCCCTTGTAATTTGGGTTCTTGATTTTCTACAGGGCAATATGACAACAACTATTAGAGAAAAACCACACAGTTTGACCATCTTAAATACTCTTATTATACAGCGAAAAACCAACAAACCTTGGCCTCCCATTCACCGTTGTACTCTGGGTTGGGAATGGTTGGAGCAGTCcactcaccatcttcttcttcatcccagTCCTCAGGCTAAAAAACAAAGGTTCCAAATAAAAACCCAGCAAGCGATAATTTAGATTTAATATGCATCAATGACAGAAAAGGTTCAAACCTTTTTAGCATCAGTGTCTGGGATCTCCTTTGGGATATCATCATATCCAGCTGGCTTTTTGTCTTCCGGATCAGGAATGTACTCAGTCTCATCCCAGTCCTCAGGCTTCGTGGCACTTGGATCCTTGATCTTCTTTGGTGGGAGGAGATCCCAGTCAGAGTAGAGGCTACCAGTTTGCTTCTCAACATTGTCAATCAAGATACTGTAAGTAGCATCTGGGCGGAGGACGAATGTGTAGACATGGGTAAGCTGGTCAGTCTCACATGGGACCTCCTTCTTGATCAGATGGTTTGCTCCATTGTAGGTAAGGATAGCATGTACTTTCTTAGTGCTGTAGCCACAGATATCAGGGCCAAACATAATGCTGCAGGTAAAAAGAAAGGAGATAAGCATATGATGCTTGATTGTTTGAAGATAATATAGAGACAGATGGtgaaagaaactgaagaagcaCCTGTAAGGAGTGTCTCCTCCAAATTTCTTCTGGTCAACATCATCACTGAGCAACTTCATGTAGCCACCACCACAGTCAAGTTTCTGCTCGTGCTTGACAGAGAATTGGAAGACTAGGGTCTTGTCCTTGTTGCTGAACTCAGGGAACTCAGCTGATATGGCGTAGAATATGTAGTCCTCGCTAGTCTGGATACCTGCGCAAGAGAGTGATCATTGACATGAGAATATGAATAGGTGTAGCACCAATGAATCAGCATCATCACTGGTCCTGAAACATACCTTTATCGGTAGCGTCGCCAGACCAGTTTCCAGCTGTGTGTTTCCATTCCCCAGCAGTGTTATCATCTTTCTTCCAGTCGGATTGTACCCATCTCTTCTCCCATCCATCTttagaataaaagagaaaacaaaggaacATATCAATAGAGATTCAGACGAGAAAATGAAATCTCATGCGTACTATGAATTCCCTGGAATGATCGTATAAGAAAATTTCAATCTAAGCATAAAACTTACAAGACTTGCTCATTACAGAGAATAAATCCCAACTCATAGAGAGGTTTACTCATCACAACCTTGGTCACTGATCATAATTACGAATTCAAAAATCCGAAGTAGAACCAGAAATCCACAGATTCTATAGATCTATAACAATCCTAACctaaaatttcgaaaaaaagcTCGATCGAATTGAAGCTACATTGGATTGGATCAAACAAACTG from Camelina sativa cultivar DH55 chromosome 7, Cs, whole genome shotgun sequence includes the following:
- the LOC109124603 gene encoding calreticulin-1-like isoform X2, which gives rise to MAKLNPNFISLILFALVVIVSAEVIFEEKFDDGWEKRWVQSDWKKDDNTAGEWKHTAGNWSGDATDKGIQTSEDYIFYAISAEFPEFSNKDKTLVFQFSVKHEQKLDCGGGYMKLLSDDVDQKKFGGDTPYSIMFGPDICGYSTKKVHAILTYNGANHLIKKEVPCETDQLTHVYTFVLRPDATYSILIDNVEKQTGSLYSDWDLLPPKKIKDPSATKPEDWDETEYIPDPEDKKPAGYDDIPKEIPDTDAKKPEDWDEEEDGEWTAPTIPNPEYNGEWEAKKIKNPNYKGKWKAPMIDNPEFKDDPELYVFPKLKYVGVELWQVKSGSLFDNVLVSDDPDYAKKLAEETWGKHKDAEKAAFDEAEKKKEEEKQKMMTMKEMTQTTNQSLRKARNPRKPMLPMTSFKQRWWRLLKRFS
- the LOC109124603 gene encoding calreticulin-1-like isoform X1, which encodes MAKLNPNFISLILFALVVIVSAEVIFEEKFDDGWEKRWVQSDWKKDDNTAGEWKHTAGNWSGDATDKGIQTSEDYIFYAISAEFPEFSNKDKTLVFQFSVKHEQKLDCGGGYMKLLSDDVDQKKFGGDTPYSIMFGPDICGYSTKKVHAILTYNGANHLIKKEVPCETDQLTHVYTFVLRPDATYSILIDNVEKQTGSLYSDWDLLPPKKIKDPSATKPEDWDETEYIPDPEDKKPAGYDDIPKEIPDTDAKKPEDWDEEEDGEWTAPTIPNPEYNGEWEAKKIKNPNYKGKWKAPMIDNPEFKDDPELYVFPKLKYVGVELWQVKSGSLFDNVLVSDDPDYAKKLAEETWGKHKDAEKAAFDEAEKKKEEEESKDAPAESDAEGEAEDDDNEGDDSDNESKSEESKESEETDAAHDEL